The Polyangiaceae bacterium genome includes a region encoding these proteins:
- a CDS encoding SCP2 sterol-binding domain-containing protein, whose translation MATAKEKMDEAATKIAEHKDKAAAIGAVYKFVLAGDGGGTWVMNLKDAPGVTEGDGTAACTIKMAASDYVDMLEGRANGQQLFFSGKLKIEGDMGLAMKLQKLTEVLK comes from the coding sequence ATGGCGACTGCAAAAGAGAAGATGGACGAGGCCGCGACCAAGATTGCCGAGCACAAGGACAAGGCTGCTGCGATCGGCGCCGTCTACAAGTTCGTGCTCGCCGGCGACGGCGGCGGCACTTGGGTGATGAACCTGAAGGACGCTCCGGGCGTGACCGAGGGCGACGGTACTGCGGCCTGCACCATCAAGATGGCGGCCAGCGACTACGTCGACATGCTCGAGGGCCGCGCCAACGGCCAGCAGCTGTTCTTCTCGGGCAAGCTCAAGATCGAGGGCGACATGGGCCTGGCCATGAAGCTGCAGAAGCTGACCGAGGTCCTGAAGTAG
- a CDS encoding FadR family transcriptional regulator: protein MVAAVRKKKTLAPSPKLGTQVAELLKRRILSGAYAPGDMLPPELALAEDLAVNRFTVREAMNQLEQLRLIERRAGVGTEVLDYSEHASVDVIEYLAVTPEGVVNTEVLKNLLEVARILSADIAELAAKRRNDDDLRALDHIVAEMRSEKNLSRLLWLDFDFNWALAGAAKNVVPRLLMNSVRGLLKKYTPYLETLWVSPGTITEGYEHVVEAVRSGDAERARSLLLWIWSSRHERFVDSVGRKSRPPGP from the coding sequence GTGGTGGCCGCAGTCCGCAAGAAGAAGACCCTCGCCCCGAGCCCCAAGCTGGGAACGCAGGTGGCGGAGCTGCTCAAGCGGCGCATCCTGTCCGGCGCCTACGCCCCCGGCGACATGCTGCCGCCCGAGCTCGCCCTGGCCGAGGATCTGGCGGTCAATCGCTTCACGGTCCGCGAGGCCATGAACCAGCTCGAGCAGCTACGCCTGATCGAGCGGCGCGCCGGGGTCGGCACCGAGGTGCTCGACTACAGCGAGCACGCCAGCGTGGACGTGATCGAGTACCTGGCCGTCACCCCCGAAGGCGTGGTGAACACCGAGGTGCTGAAGAACCTGCTCGAGGTGGCCCGCATCCTGTCCGCCGACATCGCCGAGCTCGCCGCCAAGCGCCGCAACGACGACGACCTGCGCGCGCTCGACCACATCGTGGCCGAGATGCGCAGCGAGAAGAACCTCTCGCGCCTGTTGTGGTTGGACTTCGACTTCAACTGGGCGCTGGCTGGGGCCGCGAAGAACGTCGTGCCCCGCCTGCTCATGAACAGCGTGCGCGGCCTGCTCAAGAAGTACACGCCCTACCTGGAGACCCTGTGGGTCTCTCCGGGGACCATCACCGAAGGCTACGAGCACGTCGTGGAGGCGGTGCGCTCGGGCGATGCGGAGCGAGCGCGCTCGCTCTTGCTCTGGATCTGGAGCAGCCGGCACGAGCGCTTCGTCGACTCCGTGGGCCGGAAGAGCCGCCCGCCAGGACCTTGA
- a CDS encoding S9 family peptidase yields the protein MLGYEARLALGLGLALLLGCGATPLPAEPPPPPAGPAEVTPIFVESSAQRPKIMTRRQDLTETVHGVKIADPYRWLEGSDDPEVARWVEAQNRELGAYLEKVPLRAALRTRLEELLAIGEESLPAVRRTGKRTLRYFHSRRDGSQNQPVLYVRDGLSGSDRALLDPNAMSADGTTALDWYQPSNEGDLLAYGVSEGGSEESTLRIRDVQTGKELPDQITRARYSSVCWLPGGKRFYYSRFPAKGSVPEGEEKYHRTIFEHQLGRSPDTDPVVFKAKVMTDFPSCAISPNGRWLVVRVHQGWSKSALFIADTREKKLNWQEITEGKDHVYDPLPLDDVLWVRTNEGAPRYAIYAVDPKRPERASWKRVIAEHAADVLGDFNVIGGELLLAYTHEVVSRLERFDQSGKSKGAVALPTLGTSNGFAGLHDDDQAFFDFESFVTPPSIRRLDLKTGQVSTWKEVKANIPTGDFTVTARKAKSKDGTLVPYLMVHKKDVSLRSADNPTLLYGYGGFNVSLLPRFSRSTYAFLERGGVSVQANLRGGGEFGEEWHRAGQLEKKQNVFDDFIAVAEDLVKTKVTRPERLAIHGRSNGGLLVAATLVQRPDLFRAAVSGVPLTDMLRYHHFQIAKLWIPEYGSAEDPTQFEWLHAYSPYHHVQKGTAYPAVLLMTAESDTRVDPMHARKLAAALQHATSSPHPILLRTEIRAGHGAGKPISKIADEYADLFAFVLSELGAK from the coding sequence ATGCTCGGGTATGAAGCGCGCCTCGCCCTCGGCCTCGGCCTCGCGCTCCTGCTCGGCTGCGGGGCCACGCCGCTGCCGGCCGAGCCCCCGCCCCCACCCGCCGGCCCCGCAGAGGTCACCCCCATCTTCGTCGAGAGCAGCGCTCAGAGACCCAAAATCATGACCCGCCGACAGGATCTCACTGAAACCGTACACGGGGTGAAGATCGCCGACCCCTATCGCTGGCTGGAAGGCTCGGACGACCCCGAGGTGGCGCGCTGGGTCGAGGCGCAGAACCGCGAGCTCGGCGCCTACCTCGAGAAGGTGCCGCTGCGGGCGGCGCTCCGCACTCGGCTCGAAGAGCTGCTCGCCATCGGGGAAGAGTCCCTGCCCGCCGTGCGCCGCACCGGCAAGCGCACGCTGCGCTACTTCCACAGCCGCCGCGACGGCAGCCAGAACCAGCCGGTGCTCTACGTGCGCGACGGCCTCTCGGGCAGCGATCGCGCCCTCTTGGACCCCAACGCGATGAGCGCGGACGGCACCACCGCGCTCGACTGGTACCAGCCTTCGAACGAGGGGGACCTCTTGGCCTACGGCGTCAGCGAAGGCGGCAGCGAGGAGAGCACGCTGCGCATCCGCGACGTCCAGACCGGCAAGGAGCTGCCCGACCAGATCACGCGCGCCCGCTACTCGTCGGTGTGTTGGCTGCCCGGCGGCAAGCGCTTCTACTACTCGCGCTTCCCGGCGAAGGGCAGCGTGCCGGAGGGCGAGGAGAAGTACCACCGCACCATCTTCGAGCACCAGCTGGGGCGCTCGCCAGACACCGACCCCGTGGTGTTCAAGGCCAAGGTGATGACCGACTTCCCGAGCTGCGCCATCTCGCCGAACGGGCGCTGGCTGGTGGTGCGCGTGCACCAGGGCTGGAGCAAGAGCGCGCTCTTCATCGCCGATACCCGCGAGAAGAAGCTCAACTGGCAGGAAATCACCGAGGGCAAGGACCACGTCTACGATCCGTTGCCGCTCGACGACGTGCTCTGGGTCCGCACCAACGAAGGCGCGCCGCGCTACGCCATCTACGCGGTCGATCCCAAGCGCCCGGAGCGTGCGAGCTGGAAGCGCGTGATCGCCGAGCACGCCGCGGACGTGCTGGGCGACTTCAACGTGATCGGCGGCGAGCTCTTGCTGGCCTACACCCACGAGGTGGTGAGCCGGCTGGAGCGCTTCGACCAGAGCGGCAAGAGCAAGGGCGCCGTCGCCCTGCCAACCCTCGGCACCAGCAACGGCTTCGCCGGGCTGCACGACGACGACCAGGCGTTCTTCGACTTCGAGTCGTTCGTGACTCCGCCCAGCATCCGCCGGCTCGACCTGAAGACCGGCCAGGTGAGCACCTGGAAGGAGGTGAAGGCGAACATCCCCACCGGCGACTTCACGGTGACGGCGCGCAAAGCCAAGAGCAAGGACGGCACGCTGGTGCCGTACCTGATGGTGCACAAGAAGGACGTCTCGCTCCGGAGCGCGGACAATCCCACGCTGCTCTACGGGTACGGCGGCTTCAACGTGAGCCTCTTGCCACGCTTCTCCCGCTCGACCTACGCGTTCCTGGAGCGCGGCGGCGTCTCCGTGCAGGCCAACCTGCGCGGCGGTGGCGAGTTCGGCGAGGAGTGGCACCGCGCGGGGCAGCTCGAGAAGAAGCAGAACGTCTTCGACGACTTCATCGCCGTGGCGGAGGATCTGGTGAAGACCAAGGTCACCCGGCCGGAGCGCCTGGCGATCCACGGTCGCTCCAACGGCGGGTTGCTCGTCGCGGCCACGCTGGTTCAGCGCCCCGACCTGTTTCGGGCCGCGGTCAGCGGCGTCCCGCTCACCGACATGCTCCGCTATCACCACTTCCAGATCGCCAAGCTCTGGATCCCCGAGTACGGCTCGGCGGAGGACCCGACGCAGTTCGAGTGGCTCCACGCCTACTCGCCCTATCACCACGTGCAGAAGGGCACGGCGTACCCCGCCGTCCTGCTGATGACCGCGGAGAGCGACACCCGGGTCGATCCCATGCACGCGCGCAAGCTCGCGGCCGCGCTCCAGCATGCGACCAGCTCCCCACACCCCATCCTGCTCCGGACCGAGATCCGCGCGGGTCATGGCGCCGGCAAGCCGATCAGCAAGATCGCGGACGAGTACGCGGACCTGTTCGCCTTCGTGCTCTCGGAGCTGGGGGCGAAGTGA
- a CDS encoding FHA domain-containing protein translates to MGEDPARTLTRFEQPAGARERYVLQRGAQRIPLGLGETVIGRAADADVVVDNHMVSRRHAKITVTDAAVFVEDLGSVNGVRVDGEAVQGKLLVSPGARISVADAVFTLLRSESGDAVRATQRVPTRDPADEGPADATTRRTHAFQLMAGVVDKAIAMGKADEAERLLGTLMADVLDEAQRTRQLPREVAQAAASAAVRLAGATSKSQWVEYPIRLYLALQAPLPLATVDELFNVARRAPRLDLPLLHRYVALLDEQRLGPSERFVVQRLQALARMMGAVSGR, encoded by the coding sequence TTGGGCGAAGATCCGGCAAGAACTCTGACTCGCTTCGAGCAGCCCGCCGGGGCGCGCGAGCGCTACGTGCTCCAGCGCGGCGCGCAGCGCATCCCGCTCGGTCTCGGCGAGACCGTGATCGGCCGCGCTGCGGACGCCGACGTCGTGGTCGACAACCACATGGTCTCGCGCCGGCACGCCAAGATCACCGTGACGGACGCCGCGGTGTTCGTCGAAGATCTCGGCAGCGTCAACGGTGTGCGGGTGGACGGCGAGGCGGTCCAGGGCAAGCTCCTGGTGAGCCCAGGCGCGCGTATCTCGGTCGCTGACGCGGTCTTCACCCTGCTGCGCTCGGAGAGCGGCGACGCCGTGCGCGCCACCCAGCGCGTTCCGACCCGAGACCCCGCCGACGAGGGCCCGGCTGACGCCACCACGCGGCGCACCCACGCCTTCCAGCTCATGGCCGGCGTCGTGGACAAGGCCATCGCCATGGGCAAAGCGGACGAGGCGGAGCGCCTGCTCGGGACGCTGATGGCCGACGTGCTCGACGAGGCGCAGCGCACCCGCCAACTCCCGCGCGAAGTGGCCCAGGCGGCCGCGAGCGCCGCCGTCCGCCTCGCCGGCGCGACCTCGAAGAGCCAGTGGGTCGAGTACCCGATCCGGCTCTACCTCGCGCTCCAGGCGCCGCTGCCACTGGCGACGGTGGACGAGCTGTTCAACGTCGCGCGCCGGGCGCCGCGTTTGGACCTGCCATTGCTCCACCGCTACGTTGCGCTGCTCGACGAGCAGCGGCTCGGGCCGAGCGAGCGCTTCGTGGTCCAGCGCCTGCAAGCCCTGGCCAGAATGATGGGCGCCGTCAGCGGACGCTGA